The following proteins are encoded in a genomic region of Desulfosporosinus youngiae DSM 17734:
- a CDS encoding slipin family protein, with protein sequence MKVSIKNDERGLLFKDGNYTKCLKPGKHYFNPLLKYQVVTSDVNKTFETNGKNINLFLGDHELLQELTVVDIQDYEIAIHFEDNKLVEVLKPGKYAFWNVMKKHEFIIIDIRNPEVQGDIDPSVYSSPKLAGFLSYCEVASYEKGILYYDNIIQRILEPGRYFFWKSPVHIAVKNVDLRQQQMDMTGQEIMTEDKITLRLNFVCQYKIIDPLKVIELKSFEEQLYIILQLILREYIGSLKLDDLLLKKQEIGNYILGKFQEKSSGFGVEFMFVGVKDIILPGDIKEILNTVLIAEKKAQANVITRREEVASTRSLLNTAKLMEENQTLYRLKELEFLEKICDKIGNISLTGGGSLLEQLNNLLSAKAMN encoded by the coding sequence ATGAAGGTAAGCATTAAGAATGATGAAAGAGGATTATTATTCAAAGACGGTAACTATACGAAATGCTTAAAACCTGGGAAACATTATTTTAATCCATTGCTTAAATATCAGGTAGTGACATCAGATGTTAACAAAACTTTCGAAACGAACGGTAAAAACATCAATCTGTTTCTTGGAGATCATGAACTTTTGCAGGAACTCACAGTTGTCGATATCCAGGACTATGAGATTGCTATTCATTTTGAAGATAATAAGCTTGTTGAGGTGCTGAAGCCAGGAAAATATGCATTCTGGAACGTCATGAAAAAGCATGAGTTTATCATCATAGACATACGCAATCCCGAAGTCCAAGGGGATATAGACCCTTCAGTCTACAGTAGCCCGAAGCTGGCCGGTTTTTTGAGTTATTGCGAAGTTGCAAGCTATGAGAAAGGGATTCTCTATTACGACAATATAATTCAACGGATACTGGAACCCGGCAGATATTTCTTCTGGAAGAGTCCGGTCCATATTGCCGTTAAAAATGTTGATCTTAGACAGCAGCAGATGGATATGACGGGTCAAGAAATTATGACGGAAGACAAGATCACCTTAAGATTGAATTTTGTCTGTCAGTACAAAATTATCGATCCTCTAAAAGTCATTGAGTTAAAGTCCTTTGAGGAACAGCTTTATATCATTTTACAGCTCATCTTAAGAGAATATATTGGATCCTTAAAGTTAGACGATCTTCTTTTGAAAAAGCAGGAAATAGGGAACTACATCCTTGGAAAATTCCAAGAGAAAAGCTCCGGTTTTGGTGTAGAGTTTATGTTTGTTGGGGTGAAAGATATTATTCTGCCCGGGGATATTAAAGAAATCCTCAATACCGTGTTGATTGCGGAAAAGAAAGCCCAAGCCAACGTCATCACCCGCAGAGAGGAAGTTGCTTCCACCAGAAGCCTTTTAAATACAGCAAAGCTGATGGAGGAAAACCAGACTCTTTATCGCTTAAAGGAACTGGAGTTCCTAGAAAAAATTTGTGATAAGATCGGAAATATATCCCTTACAGGCGGAGGCAGCTTGCTCGAACAGCTGAACAATTTGCTCTCGGCGAAGGCAATGAACTAA
- a CDS encoding DNA alkylation repair protein, which translates to MSIIEEEVQHRLFELQDLKYKEFACKLMPTVNPETVIGVRTPDLRKLAREFSKRPEVAEFLEILPHRYYEENNLHGFLIETIRDYDAAVAAVDEFLPYIDNWATCDLISPKIFKKHQPELYEKIKVWLLSDQTYTVRFGVGMLMSFYLDDAFRPEILELVAAIRSEEYYVRMMIAWYFATALAKQYEAAVPYIQEQRLEKWTHNKAIQKAVESYRIGDEAKAYLRTLKAK; encoded by the coding sequence ATGAGCATTATAGAAGAAGAGGTCCAGCACCGGCTGTTCGAGCTGCAGGATCTGAAATACAAAGAGTTTGCATGCAAACTCATGCCGACGGTGAACCCGGAAACTGTGATCGGCGTCCGCACGCCCGATCTGCGCAAGCTTGCCCGGGAATTTTCCAAAAGACCGGAGGTTGCGGAGTTTCTTGAAATCCTTCCCCACAGATATTATGAAGAAAATAACCTGCACGGCTTCCTCATTGAAACCATTAGGGATTATGATGCCGCCGTTGCCGCTGTTGATGAGTTTCTTCCCTACATAGACAACTGGGCAACTTGTGACCTGATTTCACCGAAGATATTTAAAAAGCACCAGCCCGAACTCTACGAAAAAATCAAAGTCTGGCTGCTATCCGACCAGACCTATACCGTGCGCTTCGGAGTCGGAATGCTGATGAGCTTCTATCTCGATGACGCTTTCCGACCGGAGATCCTTGAGCTTGTGGCGGCTATCCGCTCGGAGGAATACTATGTCAGGATGATGATCGCCTGGTATTTCGCAACGGCATTGGCCAAGCAGTACGAAGCGGCTGTGCCCTATATTCAGGAACAGCGTTTAGAGAAGTGGACCCACAACAAAGCTATCCAGAAAGCGGTTGAGAGCTACCGGATCGGTGACGAAGCAAAGGCTTACCTGCGGACGCTGAAAGCAAAATAA
- a CDS encoding putative holin-like toxin, translated as MEVYQTLMLMISFATLVVLILSFHKRK; from the coding sequence GTGGAAGTATACCAAACTTTGATGCTGATGATTTCATTTGCAACATTGGTGGTGTTAATACTTTCATTCCATAAACGGAAATAG
- a CDS encoding VWA domain-containing protein yields the protein MKYTGEGINKNREIRKLITYAAILPLFWQFIGIGRENYGILEKLDTIEDRVVDNANFFALDDIGPDIG from the coding sequence TTGAAATACACCGGCGAAGGAATCAACAAAAATAGAGAGATCAGAAAATTGATCACTTATGCCGCTATCCTGCCGCTGTTTTGGCAATTCATAGGAATTGGGCGGGAAAACTATGGCATCCTGGAAAAATTAGATACGATAGAAGACAGAGTCGTCGATAACGCCAACTTTTTTGCCCTGGATGATATTGGACCGGATATCGGATGA
- a CDS encoding HAD family hydrolase, whose protein sequence is MEIDSIIFDLDGTLWNSISGICEAWQAVLANYPKITKAVTPEDMQGCMGLPMDEIGRKLFPELDGALQRQLMKEFCETEQVYLEEHGGMLYPKLEETLEKLSQKYKLFIVSNCQDGYIQAFFKAHSLNKYFSDFECWGVTELSKGETNKIIMARNELKKPIYVGDTNGDAQSAKVAGIPFVYARYGFGKVEDYDYVIDRFEELLTLINDR, encoded by the coding sequence ATGGAGATTGATAGTATTATTTTTGATTTAGACGGCACTCTTTGGAATTCCATATCAGGAATTTGTGAGGCCTGGCAAGCGGTCTTAGCAAACTATCCCAAGATTACAAAAGCAGTAACGCCTGAAGATATGCAGGGATGCATGGGGCTGCCAATGGATGAAATAGGCCGAAAGTTGTTCCCGGAATTAGATGGAGCTTTGCAAAGGCAATTAATGAAAGAATTCTGTGAAACAGAACAAGTTTATTTAGAGGAACATGGCGGAATGTTATACCCTAAATTAGAAGAAACCCTTGAAAAGTTGTCTCAAAAATACAAATTGTTCATAGTCAGTAATTGTCAGGATGGCTATATCCAAGCCTTCTTTAAGGCCCACAGCTTAAATAAATACTTCAGCGATTTTGAATGTTGGGGTGTAACAGAGTTGTCGAAAGGGGAAACCAATAAAATCATCATGGCAAGAAATGAACTGAAAAAACCTATTTATGTAGGAGATACAAATGGAGATGCCCAGTCAGCCAAAGTGGCGGGAATTCCGTTTGTATATGCCAGATATGGCTTTGGTAAGGTAGAAGACTATGATTATGTGATTGATCGTTTTGAAGAACTATTAACTTTAATCAATGATAGGTGA
- a CDS encoding acetate uptake transporter: protein MSAQEVKVAYTGADPTAFGVMGLSLICFVASSSKLSFTDPKATGLLVVWAALLGGLVQIIAATIDFKKGNVFGGTVLGAYGFFWVGMAFSWATLNGMLGEGMKAVADPKQLGVVFVGYLIFSLFITVASFETNVPFIIILLLIDVLFFTLACVSFKWGPVALYAQIAGWSEFAISLVGFYAVGGIFFKNFYGRDILPMGAPMGLIKKAAPAPAPAARTKSV, encoded by the coding sequence ATGAGTGCACAAGAAGTAAAAGTAGCTTATACAGGTGCAGATCCTACAGCGTTTGGAGTTATGGGTTTGTCGTTGATATGTTTTGTGGCTTCATCTTCTAAATTAAGCTTTACTGATCCTAAAGCAACCGGTTTACTTGTTGTTTGGGCAGCATTGTTGGGCGGACTTGTTCAAATTATAGCTGCAACGATTGACTTCAAAAAGGGTAACGTATTTGGCGGCACAGTTTTAGGTGCTTATGGGTTTTTCTGGGTCGGAATGGCTTTTTCCTGGGCAACTTTGAATGGTATGTTAGGTGAAGGCATGAAAGCTGTAGCTGATCCTAAACAGTTAGGTGTAGTATTTGTTGGTTATCTTATTTTCTCTCTGTTTATTACGGTAGCTTCTTTCGAAACGAACGTTCCTTTTATTATTATATTACTTCTCATTGACGTTCTATTTTTCACCCTTGCTTGCGTATCATTTAAATGGGGTCCTGTCGCTTTGTATGCACAAATCGCTGGCTGGTCAGAGTTTGCTATCTCCTTAGTTGGCTTCTATGCTGTCGGGGGAATATTTTTCAAGAACTTCTATGGTCGCGATATATTGCCTATGGGTGCACCAATGGGTCTTATCAAAAAAGCTGCTCCTGCTCCTGCTCCTGCCGCTAGAACTAAAAGTGTCTAA
- a CDS encoding WYL domain-containing protein: MELFDEVKNRYFQLVFRIINECVSGKTKDEILKIIDEGEFEQKVIGKNQCTFADLVLNTGDKDNNFNLLKQENDLFFPCLRDTGKRPLPIRFTNLEKAWLKALLSQPGIEMILSDETLAQLQTILRDIDTPLKKDYLEMTNIIQLPEISQPDIYQANFRLLLEALIQEKPIRYDNQDRKGNLHKNKLAVPVSLEYSMRDGRFRISMFSLDDNRPVMANLFTLSNLRIVNEKVPIDRETARALLYEKYSQEPIVLEVTDKKGAMERSFMCFSGMERSAKHLGNNKYELQLHYYLFEEENLIRSIISLGPYVKVTSPQRIADEIISRVRKSLEFATR; the protein is encoded by the coding sequence ATGGAATTGTTTGATGAAGTAAAAAACAGATATTTTCAGCTGGTATTTAGAATTATTAACGAATGTGTCTCCGGAAAAACTAAAGATGAGATTTTAAAAATCATTGATGAGGGAGAATTTGAACAAAAAGTTATCGGAAAAAATCAATGCACGTTTGCTGATCTCGTCTTAAATACCGGGGACAAAGACAATAATTTCAATCTATTAAAACAAGAGAATGATCTGTTTTTCCCGTGCCTTAGAGATACCGGAAAAAGACCCTTGCCGATTCGTTTTACAAACCTGGAAAAAGCATGGCTAAAAGCGCTGCTTAGCCAACCGGGAATAGAAATGATTTTAAGTGACGAGACTTTGGCACAACTTCAAACCATTCTGCGTGACATTGATACACCGCTTAAAAAAGACTATCTGGAAATGACCAATATCATTCAGCTGCCGGAGATTTCTCAGCCGGATATTTACCAAGCTAATTTTAGATTGCTCTTAGAAGCGTTAATTCAAGAAAAGCCTATTCGCTATGATAACCAAGATAGAAAAGGGAATCTTCATAAGAATAAACTGGCCGTGCCGGTTAGCCTTGAATATTCAATGAGAGACGGCAGATTCCGAATATCCATGTTTTCCCTTGATGATAACAGGCCGGTTATGGCCAACCTTTTTACGCTGTCAAACCTAAGGATCGTCAACGAGAAGGTCCCCATAGATCGGGAAACCGCGAGGGCATTACTTTACGAAAAATACTCCCAAGAGCCTATTGTCTTAGAAGTTACGGATAAAAAGGGAGCGATGGAAAGAAGTTTTATGTGTTTTTCCGGTATGGAGAGATCCGCAAAACATTTAGGCAATAATAAATATGAGTTACAGCTTCATTACTACCTATTTGAAGAAGAAAATTTAATACGGAGTATTATTTCGTTAGGACCCTATGTCAAGGTAACATCCCCGCAAAGAATCGCTGATGAAATAATAAGCCGGGTAAGAAAATCATTAGAGTTTGCAACAAGATAA
- a CDS encoding HEAT repeat domain-containing protein, which yields MMEYLDKYSAHQTLIKPLKIFGFPKVNDKIDALLWLSKDIDPKDLEYVFPLIFIKNTKLALTAAQIAAGIMSKIGVKDWNRIYDQVKYTRIDEKSLVRLLEFETDISVHLLGIASLNSNGYVREKALKLISGVKSPSVVPYILLRLNDWVVSVRNLAEHLLKNMFIPDNIDPFINHFDLINKLQDSVRVDLNRIKIQVEDFLKADSFKEIVKSKLKHPQIKTRLFCYQLLRERIVNDQTILNSALQDKSFEVRMWLVVAIKTLEPQAQDVIIEKLLQDKSVKVKTAVLREHADSVCLNFRGILEMLLVDESASVRDDARFIVKKHSMITDIPEFYRQQIIKNPLPGAIAGLGETGSQRDFDIICGFKTHEEPKIRLASLIAMWQLSKVDTVGFVLDALNSDLTKIKKTAKRLFKKTKMPEILSGMKEKLKSEDLNTRIFALQVIYSYGGWQALLAILYAISGEQEPVLSEARTLLNSWLPKSTSLYSKPDGDTEKAIFNLYETIFLKGLISESALKELQFVLVTRR from the coding sequence ATGATGGAATATCTTGATAAATACTCTGCCCATCAGACTCTAATTAAACCCCTAAAAATATTCGGATTTCCGAAGGTTAACGATAAAATAGATGCCTTGCTTTGGTTAAGCAAAGATATCGATCCAAAGGATCTTGAATATGTCTTTCCTCTAATTTTTATAAAAAATACAAAGCTCGCTTTAACTGCTGCCCAAATAGCTGCAGGAATTATGAGTAAAATTGGGGTTAAGGACTGGAACCGCATCTACGATCAAGTTAAATACACTAGAATAGATGAGAAAAGCCTGGTTAGACTTTTAGAGTTTGAGACCGATATCTCCGTTCACCTGCTAGGTATTGCGTCACTCAACAGTAATGGCTATGTACGGGAGAAGGCTTTGAAATTAATATCTGGTGTAAAAAGCCCAAGTGTTGTTCCATATATTCTTTTAAGGCTCAATGATTGGGTTGTATCTGTAAGAAATCTGGCGGAGCATCTTCTTAAAAACATGTTCATTCCTGACAACATAGATCCTTTTATCAATCACTTTGATTTGATTAATAAATTGCAAGACTCGGTTCGGGTGGATCTTAACCGCATAAAAATACAAGTTGAAGATTTCCTCAAAGCTGATTCCTTTAAAGAGATAGTTAAGAGTAAGCTAAAACATCCTCAGATTAAGACACGGCTATTTTGCTATCAGCTATTGAGGGAGAGGATTGTCAATGATCAAACCATCCTAAATTCTGCTCTTCAAGATAAATCATTTGAAGTTAGGATGTGGCTGGTGGTAGCAATAAAAACTCTTGAACCTCAAGCCCAAGATGTGATTATTGAAAAATTGCTTCAGGACAAATCCGTTAAAGTTAAAACGGCAGTACTAAGGGAACATGCAGATAGTGTTTGCCTGAATTTCAGAGGAATTTTAGAGATGCTCTTGGTAGATGAGTCTGCTTCCGTGCGAGATGACGCTAGGTTTATCGTAAAAAAACATTCAATGATCACAGATATTCCAGAATTCTATCGGCAGCAAATTATAAAGAACCCTTTGCCGGGAGCTATTGCAGGGCTGGGGGAAACAGGAAGCCAAAGAGACTTTGACATTATTTGTGGTTTCAAAACACATGAAGAGCCTAAAATAAGACTAGCTTCCCTGATAGCCATGTGGCAACTATCGAAAGTGGATACCGTTGGTTTTGTATTGGACGCTTTAAATTCTGATCTGACTAAGATTAAAAAAACAGCAAAACGTCTTTTCAAAAAAACAAAAATGCCTGAAATACTTTCCGGTATGAAAGAAAAATTAAAGAGCGAAGATCTTAATACCCGAATTTTTGCACTTCAAGTAATTTATAGTTACGGTGGGTGGCAGGCTCTTCTAGCTATTCTTTATGCCATCTCTGGAGAGCAGGAGCCGGTTTTGAGTGAAGCAAGAACTTTATTAAATAGTTGGTTGCCTAAATCTACAAGCTTATACTCTAAGCCAGACGGAGACACAGAAAAAGCGATTTTCAATCTTTATGAGACTATCTTCCTAAAAGGATTAATCAGCGAGAGTGCCCTAAAAGAATTACAATTTGTTCTTGTCACCAGAAGATAG
- a CDS encoding VWA domain-containing protein, with protein MILDRISDEQLYERLLNEFPQWLKEAKLKKILDQ; from the coding sequence ATGATATTGGACCGGATATCGGATGAACAGTTGTACGAAAGGCTGTTGAACGAATTCCCGCAGTGGCTTAAGGAAGCAAAGCTTAAAAAAATTCTTGACCAATAA
- a CDS encoding RidA family protein produces MSNYNAVLARNTENAPKGIGPYSQTVAFSHYNNLSAQLPIDPKSGKLVAGGAKEQAEQCFKNIKAIVDSIDHVMSDVVRITVFVKNIKDIDAVDEVYKTFFPGYVPTRTTVAVAALPMDALVQIEALVSNGEGTIPNAPQAGDLIKLTNNTANAPTCPLSTQTVAFSHYNNLSAQLPIDPKSGRVVAGGVKEQAGQCLKNIKAILESIDVPFDDIVKINIFLKNLSDIEAVNEVYTTFFPDSAIARATAYVPARTTVAASALPMDALVQIEAVVSHGDGTPPQAIEDRHGLIIEANNTENAPNSSLYTQTVAFSHYNHISAQLPLDPKTGEMVAGGVKEQAGQCLKNIKAIVESIDHVMDDVVKVNIFLKNIADIDAVDEVYTTFFPNGIPARRTVGVSALPKDALIQIDAVVSNAEGTPPKA; encoded by the coding sequence ATGAGCAACTATAACGCAGTATTAGCAAGAAATACGGAAAATGCTCCAAAAGGTATCGGTCCATATTCACAAACTGTAGCTTTCTCTCATTACAATAATCTATCAGCTCAATTACCCATCGATCCAAAATCCGGCAAGTTGGTAGCTGGTGGTGCAAAAGAGCAGGCTGAACAGTGTTTTAAAAATATCAAAGCAATTGTAGACAGCATCGACCATGTTATGAGCGATGTTGTTAGAATCACTGTATTCGTTAAAAATATCAAAGATATTGATGCTGTCGACGAAGTTTATAAAACATTCTTCCCAGGCTATGTTCCTACACGGACGACAGTCGCAGTTGCAGCTTTGCCTATGGATGCTTTGGTGCAAATTGAAGCACTTGTTTCAAACGGTGAAGGTACAATTCCAAACGCACCACAAGCAGGCGACCTCATAAAGCTTACAAATAACACGGCTAACGCGCCAACATGTCCTCTATCTACGCAAACTGTAGCTTTTTCTCATTACAATAATCTTTCAGCTCAATTACCTATCGATCCAAAATCTGGCAGAGTGGTAGCCGGTGGTGTAAAAGAGCAGGCTGGACAGTGCTTAAAGAATATCAAGGCAATTTTAGAAAGTATCGACGTTCCTTTTGATGATATTGTTAAAATTAATATCTTCCTCAAAAACCTCTCGGATATTGAAGCCGTAAATGAAGTTTATACAACATTTTTCCCAGACTCGGCTATCGCCAGGGCCACAGCCTATGTCCCTGCACGGACAACAGTTGCAGCTTCTGCTTTACCTATGGATGCTTTGGTACAGATTGAAGCAGTGGTGTCACATGGAGATGGTACACCCCCACAAGCTATCGAAGACAGGCATGGACTCATCATAGAAGCAAACAATACGGAAAATGCACCAAACAGTTCTCTGTATACACAAACTGTAGCTTTTTCTCATTACAATCATATTTCAGCTCAATTACCTTTAGACCCAAAAACTGGTGAAATGGTAGCTGGCGGTGTAAAAGAGCAGGCTGGACAGTGCTTAAAAAATATCAAGGCAATTGTAGAAAGTATCGACCACGTTATGGACGATGTGGTTAAAGTAAATATCTTCCTTAAAAATATTGCAGATATTGATGCTGTAGACGAAGTTTACACAACATTCTTCCCAAACGGTATTCCTGCTCGGAGAACAGTTGGCGTATCAGCTTTACCTAAAGATGCTTTAATCCAAATCGATGCAGTTGTATCAAACGCTGAAGGAACACCTCCAAAAGCATAA
- a CDS encoding RtcB family protein produces MLQIEGKYNIAKVYTDILEEGAAVQIETLCNQEFVKESKIRVMPDVHAGAGCTIGTTMTITDKVVPNLVGVDIGCGMETISIINKRLELQKLDKLIYENIPSGFEVRKTPHRYNEQIDLTELRCHKAVQLGRAEKSIGTLGGGNHFIEVNKDEAGSLYVVVHSGSRHLGLEVAKYYQDAGYKQLNHNDKSDMEALVDRLKSEGRDKEIQKIPFPLAYVTGSLFEDYIHDMKIVQQFAVLNRKAMITEIVKGMKLDVMEQFTTTHNYIDTDMMILRKGAVSAKKGEKLLIPINMRDGSLICVGKGNEDWNCSAPHGAGRLMSRTKAKQSFTLSDFKKQMKDVYTTSVNKETLDECPMAYKTMDNIVNNIGPTADIVKVIQPIYNFKAGEEH; encoded by the coding sequence ATGTTGCAAATAGAAGGGAAATATAATATAGCGAAGGTGTATACGGATATTCTGGAAGAAGGGGCCGCTGTACAGATTGAAACTCTTTGTAATCAGGAGTTTGTAAAAGAAAGCAAAATTAGGGTCATGCCTGATGTGCATGCCGGAGCCGGTTGCACGATTGGAACCACGATGACCATTACGGATAAAGTGGTTCCTAACTTAGTGGGGGTGGATATCGGTTGCGGTATGGAAACCATTTCAATCATCAACAAACGATTGGAGCTGCAAAAGTTAGATAAGTTGATTTATGAGAATATACCGTCAGGTTTTGAAGTGCGGAAGACACCTCATCGGTATAACGAACAAATTGATTTAACAGAGCTTCGTTGTCATAAAGCAGTGCAATTGGGCAGAGCAGAAAAAAGTATTGGGACATTGGGTGGCGGCAATCATTTTATTGAGGTTAATAAGGATGAGGCCGGCAGCTTATATGTTGTAGTTCACTCAGGGAGCCGCCACTTGGGACTTGAGGTGGCAAAATATTATCAGGATGCAGGGTATAAGCAGTTAAACCATAATGACAAATCAGATATGGAGGCACTCGTTGACCGTTTAAAGTCTGAAGGCCGGGATAAGGAAATCCAGAAGATTCCTTTTCCTCTTGCTTATGTAACCGGGAGCCTGTTTGAGGACTATATTCATGATATGAAAATCGTCCAGCAGTTTGCAGTGCTCAACCGTAAAGCCATGATTACCGAGATTGTGAAGGGCATGAAATTAGACGTAATGGAGCAGTTCACTACGACTCATAATTACATTGACACTGACATGATGATCTTACGAAAAGGTGCTGTGTCCGCCAAGAAAGGGGAAAAACTCTTAATTCCCATCAATATGAGGGATGGCAGTCTCATCTGTGTTGGCAAAGGCAATGAGGATTGGAACTGTTCTGCTCCTCATGGCGCAGGCAGGCTCATGAGCAGGACCAAGGCCAAACAAAGCTTTACCCTTTCGGACTTTAAAAAACAGATGAAGGATGTGTATACGACTTCGGTCAATAAAGAAACCTTGGATGAGTGTCCGATGGCTTATAAGACAATGGATAACATCGTAAATAATATTGGCCCGACAGCGGATATTGTGAAAGTAATTCAGCCGATTTATAACTTTAAGGCAGGAGAAGAGCATTAA
- a CDS encoding alpha/beta hydrolase, whose product MQIEYHNDEFWKNYMTRWFGADLIDKWYKHVEVTTIDSVKGPISVEIYRAAEPSKPTLVFSHGIAGYSRLLLPFIMPILEKCYNVVSPDLEGFGYNTRRKGDFCWDEHLENLRDTVAYARKLFKGKVFLGGGSKHNKKHP is encoded by the coding sequence ATGCAAATAGAGTATCACAATGATGAATTTTGGAAGAACTATATGACCCGCTGGTTTGGTGCGGATCTGATAGACAAATGGTACAAACATGTTGAAGTGACAACGATTGATTCTGTAAAGGGGCCAATTAGTGTTGAGATATATAGAGCCGCAGAGCCGAGCAAACCGACCCTGGTTTTTTCACATGGGATTGCCGGTTATTCCAGATTATTATTACCTTTTATCATGCCTATATTGGAAAAATGTTATAATGTGGTTTCTCCCGATTTGGAGGGCTTTGGATATAACACACGCAGAAAAGGCGATTTTTGTTGGGATGAACATTTGGAGAATCTCCGTGATACTGTGGCATATGCGCGGAAGCTTTTCAAAGGAAAGGTCTTTCTTGGTGGCGGGAGCAAACATAACAAAAAGCACCCATAA
- a CDS encoding helix-turn-helix transcriptional regulator: MKTRVRELRNLANLTQQQLADLVHVSSRTIISIEKGQYRPSLMLAYRMAEVFGTTVENLCCLKENKELEDQQYGDL; this comes from the coding sequence ATGAAAACGAGAGTTAGAGAATTACGAAATCTGGCTAATTTAACACAACAACAGCTGGCGGATTTGGTTCATGTATCTTCGCGAACAATTATCTCTATTGAGAAGGGACAATACAGACCATCGCTTATGTTAGCCTATCGAATGGCAGAGGTGTTTGGGACAACGGTGGAGAATTTATGCTGTCTTAAAGAGAACAAGGAATTGGAGGATCAACAATATGGAGATTTATAA
- a CDS encoding CBS domain-containing protein produces the protein MLETKPETKKVKDLMVPVSDSSDYPIVYNTDTLRDAIKVLKKSTGESKIHRSMIVLKREGTEEKLAGILTVRDILNAIKVKTINADDNDEKFPVKWGNFYRKSTLGYSVSTKVSDAIRPLVTEFVHSEQNATDAIRIMMTKKINILPVFEGGKPIGIIRAIDILYYIEECL, from the coding sequence ATGCTCGAAACAAAACCCGAAACAAAAAAGGTAAAAGATTTAATGGTCCCCGTTTCCGATTCATCAGATTACCCAATTGTCTATAATACCGATACCTTAAGAGATGCTATAAAGGTTCTAAAAAAGTCTACGGGGGAGAGCAAAATTCATCGTTCCATGATCGTTTTAAAACGAGAAGGGACAGAAGAAAAACTCGCAGGTATTTTAACTGTTCGAGATATACTTAATGCCATAAAAGTAAAAACTATAAATGCTGATGATAACGATGAAAAATTTCCCGTGAAGTGGGGCAATTTTTATCGTAAAAGTACTTTAGGTTATAGCGTCAGTACTAAGGTTTCGGATGCAATTCGCCCGTTAGTAACTGAGTTCGTTCATTCAGAGCAGAATGCAACTGATGCGATTCGTATAATGATGACTAAGAAAATTAATATTTTGCCGGTTTTTGAAGGCGGAAAGCCGATCGGAATTATTCGGGCTATTGATATTTTATATTATATTGAGGAATGTTTATAA
- the prfH gene encoding peptide chain release factor H, with protein sequence MWMQISSGKGPDECELAVGLFLETILKENKTIRVIDSVPGHYNGTYKSVLLSIDPQEFKSDTDSRKGTILWICQSPYRPNHRRKNWFINLEVYQSTERFKFTEKDVKIASMRSSGPGGQNVNKVETAVRAVHIPTGLTVTSGEERSQYMNKKLALARLANLIEAKNEDNNSSHKESMWRQHNLLTRGNPMRVYEGKEFKLIQRPDN encoded by the coding sequence ATGTGGATGCAAATCAGCTCAGGGAAAGGTCCGGATGAATGTGAACTGGCAGTAGGGCTTTTCCTGGAAACAATACTGAAGGAAAACAAAACTATAAGAGTCATTGATTCGGTACCCGGACATTATAACGGTACTTATAAATCTGTTCTTCTATCCATTGATCCGCAGGAATTCAAGAGTGATACTGACAGCAGAAAGGGTACAATCCTCTGGATTTGTCAAAGCCCCTACAGGCCTAATCATCGGAGAAAGAATTGGTTTATTAATCTTGAAGTATATCAGTCGACTGAAAGGTTCAAGTTTACGGAAAAAGATGTGAAGATTGCCTCCATGAGAAGTTCCGGGCCGGGTGGCCAAAATGTAAATAAAGTAGAGACGGCAGTCAGAGCAGTTCACATTCCTACTGGGTTAACGGTAACTTCAGGTGAGGAACGATCGCAATATATGAATAAAAAGCTGGCACTTGCCCGGTTGGCAAACCTTATTGAAGCTAAAAATGAAGATAATAACAGTAGCCATAAAGAATCTATGTGGAGGCAGCATAACCTGCTTACCAGAGGAAATCCGATGAGAGTTTATGAAGGCAAGGAGTTTAAGTTAATACAAAGACCAGATAATTGA